cCTGGCAGTGTTGCGTCTCTGGTGAGGGGTGAATAAGACCTTATTCTCTACCTGGGCAATGTTAATTGTGATTTCCCTGTTCACATGTTGGAGGAACCTGTAGTGGAGGTTGCATGGACTGTGGAAGAGGTGCATCTTGAGGGAGGCAATTGTGGGGAGCCACATCCAGCAGTGGCCACACCGGCACATCTCAGCACCATCCTCCTGGCGGACCTGAAATGGGGGTGACTGTCTCCTTGTAGGTAGCTGGTCTTGAAGATGTGTGGTGTTTGGCCCCCGGCTGTGAAACATCTTACCACTGCCATCCAACTCGAACTTGAATGGTTCAGACCCTGAAGGTAACAGACATCAGTTGAAAAGCAATGTCCACACGAAGATGTTAACCACATTTTATGCTCTACATATAGGatcagtctaaagtttggacacacctagtcattcttcaaagtagccaccttttgccttgatgacagctttgcacattcttggcattctctcaacaagcttcacctggaatgcttttctacaatgtagaacattttaaaaataaagaaaaacccttaaatgagtaggtgtccaaacttttgactgattcTGTTTGGAGGTATGCTGGAGCCTTAGTCCCTGGAGGCCTTGTGGTTTTGGAATGTCCTGGAGTGGATGGCACTGGCCTGAACAAGAGCCCTTGGCCTGGGCTCAGGGCTCAAAGCGTCTCACAGAAGGAGTGCTGACCTAGGATCAGGTCTccacctctctatatatatgatTCATTGTGatttaaaaggctaaactgatccaatatcagcactcctactctgagatgctttgtggatacgggcccaggACTCTCCCTGGGTCTCCACACTCCAGAGCTCCCAATTGCAGCTGGAGCCAAACTCCATCAAGAGGAAGAAACTGTTAGATAGTGCAAAGAAAGGCACAATATGATCACACCTAACAGCAATACTGAAATCCACAAGATAAGTACAAATAATACAGACAGAATATTCCAACGAAATAACAACACAGCAAAAAGACTAGAATTATCTGGGGTGTTCCCCATACTGGAGCCATGCTGAGGCATTGGGTCCAGTGTAGCTGTGACAGAAGTGCTGGAGACAGTAGCCTCAGGGAGGAGGCTGGCTGGGACAGAGGCTCCAGGGCAGCTGTGTTGGAAAAATCTTCTCTCAGCCTCATTGCAAAATGTGTGGAATTGtatgagattagctataaaactgcaaATGGTTCTCTTTGCACAAAGGCTAAATGTGTACATTTGCAGGAAGTTGGCTCAAATTTCTGCAGGCCCACCCACCAACGAATTTCTGGCTATACTCTGCTCCAGAGACTCCATCAGGACTAGTAGGCCAGGTTGGAGATTCTGTCTGACCTGTTAATGAATGGCAGACAAACATGCAATTAACAAACCAAAACATGTTTTACATGTTATATTCCTTTTCATTCAAAAATGTCTTACTGATCACTCTGACACTTACCTGTCTCAAACAGACGTTGCCAGCCTGTTTTTAGTTTTAACACCACCTTGGCTTCCAGGTGACCTTCATACACTACTCTCTCTGCCAGAGTTTTTGGTTTGAAGACATTGGAATTCATTTTACACGATTTAAACCTGCTTAGCAAAATTGTGTTATGAATGTAAATGTGTGTCTGCTGAAAAAACAGCATGTTTGGTTCCAGGGGGATTTTAATTATGAGGTAGCTAAAGGCCACTTCCCAAAatctggttgaatcaacgttgtccACGTAATAAAAAAACAATATGAATCactgtgatgacgttgaatcaatgtggaaaacggATTGGGATTCAAGTCATCAACGTAAAGGAATTTCGTATTTTTTCAGCCAACTTTTAGCCAAGCCCTGCTGCCGTCAGATGGCGCTATAATTCCTGATGTCGTTTGACATTGGCGAATaacgttgttgttgttgatttcacgttgaagtCACGTTTGTTGATTTAACCAAATGTAAATTAAAACTAGATTTGAAATTACGTCTGTGCCCAGCGGGAGACTATtccacagaactagaatgagattcTAGTTTATGGGGATAGTCATCAGTACAATGACTGGGGTTAACATTGGTTAGGAAGAATACATACAAATAATACATGTATTGTTTTAATATCTGattttgtgtttgtttatttattgccCTTTTTAcacctaataataataaaaaatgctGAAGGTGGGTTGAAGTACTGCTTCACGTTCACCTGATGGCGCAAGAAACTAAAAATCATCTCCAGCGTCCTTACGTAAACAATGTTTTTTGAAAAGCAGTTTGAAATATTGTGAAATAAATTATAAAATGAATGAATGGCCAGAGGCATTATTTAGATTTTGTGAAAATCCGCATAGGTAAATTCCAATGAGTGGTAAATTCTGGAAGTATATGATGACGTCAATTACAAGCGCCGTTTGAGTTAacagaacagaagacagaaagcaTGGCTGCGGATATGAGATTGCCAACTATTCGGAAACAAGTATCGTTATCATCCTCTCTGTCTGCTTTGGATGGAAAAGATCTAGTTGTTCCCGGTGATGTGATCACATCAGATACAGGGTTTATGAGGTATGTCTACAAGCTTGTATGAACATCACGAGAACAAGGTAACAGTCTGTCAACATGCTGCTCCCATCTAATACAATTTTGAGTCTTGAGTTTTATCTCTTTGCTGTAAATCAATATTAATCGACGTCTTTACCTCTTTGCTTTGGATAGGTAGTTAGCTATATAGCTAGGAAGCTGTTGATATTGACTAGATATCTCAGGTCTCACTTGTTAGTGCATAAATACACTAaatgatcaaaagtatgtggacacctgctcgtcgaacatctcattccaaaatcatgtaaCAGcccctgtcagcaacaggtgtggctgaaatggctgaATACAATAATTTAAAGGgacgtccacatacttttgtgtatatatatagtgtaatatTCTGCAAGTGTCACTCGTAGAGTAGCTAAGGTTAGGCTTACCTATTTACTTGATTATTGTTAATATAGTTTCTCTTAAATTAATCCTATAACTTCTACCAAGTTAATTTGAATGATGTTGACGGGCAGTAATTTACATGCATACAGGACATTGAAAGTGGGTATATCGTGAGTTATGACTAGACCATAGATGCTTTTCATTCTAGGGGTCATGGGACTTACATGGATGAAGAAAAACTAACAGCCTCTGTGgcaggagaggtggaaagagtgaACAAGCTCATCTGTGTACGGCCGCTCAAGACCAGGTAAGACCAGGTGCCACAGTAATGTCTGTAATCCTAGGGTTAGATTTACCCCACTGGTTAGTTACTGACTCTGTTTTAATACAACTTTTCCATTGCGCAGCATCTGCTTTTATTGTGTCAGTCTGTTTGTCTGTAAAAAAACAATCACTTTTTATCACTTGTGCCGTCTTTATCTGTTCTTAATCCCAGGTTCAACGGGGAGGTTGGAGATGTGGTTGTTGGGAGGGTCACAGAGGTATGTTTCTGTTTGAAGTGGTGACCGAGTCAGTAAAGCTAATAGTGCCCTGGGGTGATCGTGCTTCTCCTGGTTGGAGCTTAGTGTTTGTCTGCCATTTTGTAGGTGCAGCAGAAGCGCTGGAAGGTGGACACCAACTCCAGACTGGACTCTGTGTTGCTGCTGTCCTCTGTCAATCTGCCCGGAGGAGAGCTGGTGAGTGGAATGGACAGCATATATCTGGGAATTAGGAAATGTGGTTGGGTAATGTGTGCTTGTTCCTCTTAGCACCCGGTGCAACCAAGTAGTACTGACACTTGGTGAAACTTCTTTGGATATTTGTTTACGTTCTTTCTCGGTCTTACCATCAATCAATCTTTCTATATCTGTCCTTCTTAGAGGAGACGGTCAGCAGAAGATGAGCTCACCATGAGAGACTACCTTCAGGAGGGGGACCTCATCAGTGTATCCTCTGACGTTTATCACCAACCTGGGCCCTTCTGCCTTTATAATGTCCATCCTACCTTCCAGCCTACACTACATGGAATTATTATTATGCTTAGATTCCTCTGGCTCTACCATCTACACGTAGCAAGTGTCATACTCTCATTGATTATGCATTATATTTTGTATGTGACTATGGTCAAAATTCTCCTTGACTAAGTTTACGTTCAGGCAGAAGTACAGTCTGTTTTCTCAGATGGGGCGCTCTCTCTTCACACCCGCAGTTTAAAGTATGGAAAGGTAAAATTATTCATTTTTTTCTGTGTAAATACCCTTTTTTTAAGTGATTGAAAATGTAAACCATTTTCCTCATATCTTATTCCTTTGCACCTACATCACATCAGTTGGGGCAAGGAGTTCTTGTGCAGCTATCTCCCTCTTTGATCAAGAGACAGAAAACCCACTTCCACAACCTGCCTTGTGGGGCCTCCATCATCCTGGGCAATAATGGCTTTGTGTGGCTGTACCCCACCCCAGGACATCAGGACGAGGAGGCTGGAGGATACTACACCAGTCTGGAGGTAAGAGCTGCCTGGGGCTACACAGCTTTGAGCGGGAATACAATGGATCCAACCT
The sequence above is drawn from the Oncorhynchus gorbuscha isolate QuinsamMale2020 ecotype Even-year linkage group LG11, OgorEven_v1.0, whole genome shotgun sequence genome and encodes:
- the LOC124047872 gene encoding exosome complex component RRP4-like — protein: MAADMRLPTIRKQVSLSSSLSALDGKDLVVPGDVITSDTGFMRGHGTYMDEEKLTASVAGEVERVNKLICVRPLKTRFNGEVGDVVVGRVTEVQQKRWKVDTNSRLDSVLLLSSVNLPGGELRRRSAEDELTMRDYLQEGDLISAEVQSVFSDGALSLHTRSLKYGKLGQGVLVQLSPSLIKRQKTHFHNLPCGASIILGNNGFVWLYPTPGHQDEEAGGYYTSLEPVSLSDREVISRLRNCLLALGAHKVLLYDTSVLYCYESSLPHQIKDILKPEVMEEIVMMTRQKLVELEG